A region of Gadus morhua chromosome 18, gadMor3.0, whole genome shotgun sequence DNA encodes the following proteins:
- the LOC115531641 gene encoding LOW QUALITY PROTEIN: uncharacterized protein LOC115531641 (The sequence of the model RefSeq protein was modified relative to this genomic sequence to represent the inferred CDS: inserted 1 base in 1 codon; deleted 1 base in 1 codon) encodes MKLTIATWNVRTLLDVPVDCSRPQRKTALVAHELQRYNIDIAALSETRFHGEDSITELGVGYTFFWRGLPEGSRRLHGVGFAVRSSLLQRIPESPVGISERLMTWRIPLTNNRHATLISAYAPTLDADPECKELFYASLHSAINKXTIHDKLILLGDFNARVGSDGVLWKDVLVQNGVGKLNENGLRLLTLCSEYQLVITNTLFQLKNKFKTSWQHPRSKHWHLLDYIIVRQADRKEVRVTRAMRGADCWTDHRLIRAKFTLELRPPLRQTPPCRKLNCDALKSPHSVNQLREQIALQLSKIPETPADPDVNTTWSTLRTAIHRAAVESVGYTRRRHQDWFGNSAPGIHNLLQEKHKALAAHLSNPQSTSLKARFNNIRAETQRTLRAMKNDWWTKKAHEIQHHADTNNSHAFYDSIKAIYGPQRKNNNPGQISSCVDVGVKQGCVLAPTIFNTVTLLSHKLLDPSDGLLLLILQHYLGSILSPSCNIDDDIQVRIGLASTAFGRLSARVFQNRNRTTSTKAAVYRAVCLSTLLYGSETWTPYQRPFRTLEAFHIRCLQRILGVSWEDRVPYAEVFDRTHTQSIALLLAQKHLRWVGHVIRMPAHRLPRQILYGQLLDGQRSAGGPKKRYKDHLKTLLKQCNIPPTALESLAADRNTWSSSCNQGTTHLQEQATERRIQRHNVDPAMDKSDKLWKIRRFMDLLLAQFQALYEVNGYVSVDESMVKYKGRLSFRQYLPMKPVKWGIKVWVMAESSTGYVNNFQVYTGAIVGKTETGLAHRIVSDLAQPYFGSNLCVYMDNFYTSVKLY; translated from the exons ATGAAGCTCACCATTGCAACCTGGAACGTCCGCACACTTTTGGATGTGCCCGTTGACTGCTCTCGTCCCCAAAGAAAAACAGCGCTGGTTGCACACGAGCTGCAGAGATACAACATTGATATCGCAGCTCTTAGCGAAACACGCTTCCATGGGGAGGATTCTATAACAGAGTTGGGAGTAGGCTACACCTTCTTCTGGAGGGGGCTTCCAGAAGGCTCCCGCCGCCTCCATGGTGTAGGTTTTGCTGTGCGGTCAAGCCTACTTCAGAGGATCCCAGAATCCCCAGTCGGCATCAGTGAAAGACTGATGACCTGGCGCATTCCCCTCACCAACAACCGTCATGCCACCCTCATCAGTGCATATGCCCCAACATTGGATGCTGACCCCGAGTGCAAGGAACTCTTCTATGCCTCCCTGCACTCCGccataaata acaccatCCACGACAAGCTCATTCTCCTCGGGGACTTTAACGCGAGAGTGGGCTCTGACGGTGTGTTATGGAAGGATGTGCTTGTGCAGAACGGTGTTGGA AAACTCAATGAAAATGGTCTTCGCCTCCTCACTCTCTGCTCTGAGTATCAGTTGGTCATCACCAACACCTTGTTCCAACTGAAgaacaaatttaagacctcctGGCAACACCCCCGCTCTAAACACTGGCACCTCCTTGATTACATCATTGTCCGCCAAGCTGACAGGAAGGAGGTGCGAGTTACCAGAGCCATGCGTGGAGCAGACTGTTGGACTGATCACCGCCTGATCAGAGCCAAATTCACCCTGGAACTCCGTCCTCCACTGAGGCAAACACCACCCTGCAGGAAGCTCAACTGTGATGCATTGAAGTCCCCGCACTCAGTCAACCAGCTCAGGGAACAGATCGCCTTACAGCTGTCCAAGATCCCTGAAACACCAGCTGATCCGGACGTGAACACCACCTGGAGCACCCTACGCACCGCTATTCACCGGGCTGCAGTAGAGTCTGTAGGGTACACCAGACGGAGACACCAAGACTGGTTCGGCAACAGTGCACCAGGTATCCACAACCTACTTCAGGAAAAACACAAGGCCCTTGCAGCTCACCTTTCCAACCCCCAATCCACCTCGCTGAAGGCCCGCTTCAACAACATCCGGGCTGAAACACAGCGTACCCTCAGAGCCATGAAGAATGACTGGTGGACAAAGAAAGCCCACGAGATACAGCATCACGCGGACACCAACAACTCCCACGCTTTCTATGACTCCATCAAGGCTATCTATGGCCCACAGAGGAAGAACAATAACCCCGGTCAGATCAGCAGCTG TGTGGATGTGGGGGTCAAGCAAGGGTGTGTCCTAGCCCCAACCATCTTCAACACAGtcaccctcctctcccacaAACTCCTGGACCCTTCTGATGGG ttgttattattaattctaCAACACTACCTAGGCAGTATTCTGTCCCCCTCCTGCAACATCGATGATGACATCCAGGTCCGCATCGGTCTGGCCTCCACTGCCTTTGGCAGGCTTAGCGCCAGGGTTTTCCAGAACAGGAaccgcaccacctccaccaaagcAGCTGTGTACAGGGCAGTCTGTCTTTCCACACTGCTGTATGGTTCGGAAACCTGGACACCCTACCAGAGGCCTTTTCGAACCCTAGAGGCCTTCCACATCCGTTGCCTGCAAAGGATCCTGGGTGTGTCCTGGGAAGACAGGGTGCCCTATGCCGAGGTCTTTGACCGgacccacacacaaagcatcGCCCTGCTCCTTGCGCAGAAACACCTACGCTGGGTTGGGCATGTGATCCGTATGCCTGCCCACCGCCTGCCCAGGCAAATCCTCTATGGCCAACTTCTGGATGGCCAGAGATCTGCTGGGGGTCCAAAAAAGCGTTATAAGGATCACCTCAAAACCCTCCTGAAGCAGTGCAACATTCCACCTACTGCACTCGAGTCCCTGGCTGCTGATCGCAACACCTGGAGCTCCTCCTGCAACCAGGGAACTACTCACCTTCAGGAGCAAGCCACAGAGAGAAGGATACAGCGAC ATAATGTTGACCCCGCCATGGATAAATCTGACAAACTATGGAAGATCCGGCGGTTCATGGACCTCCTCCTCGCTCAGTTCCAGGCACTCTATGAGGTCAATGGGTATGTGAGCGTGGATGAGTCCATGGTCAAATACAAGGGACGCCTCTCCTTCCGGCAGTACCTCCCGATGAAGCCGGTGAAGTGGGGGATAAAGGTGTGGGTCATGGCGGAGAGCAGCACTGGCTACGTCAACAACTTCCAGGTGTACACAGGGGCCATTGTGGGAAAGACTGAGACAGGCCTGGCTCACCGCATTGTGTCAGACCTGGCACAGCCCTACTTTGGGTccaacctgtgtgtgtacatggacAATTTTTACACAAGTGTGAAGTTGTACTAG